From Pan troglodytes isolate AG18354 chromosome 1, NHGRI_mPanTro3-v2.0_pri, whole genome shotgun sequence:
ACACACGCAAAAATATATTACTCACATATGTATCTGACTCACAAAGCCAGTTTTTCAGTTATGTTTTCTCTCACGAAAATTTGTTGTATTCTTTCTagtattacaaataaatattagaaaagcaTGTTGTGTTCTGACAATGCAAGCGTTATCTTCAAACTTACGTTGCAATCTGAAAAAATTCAGGCAAACTAAACAGTATTTCCAGAGTCCTGCCCCAAAGTATTACTAAAAGTCAAATTCCTTAATTCAATGAAAAGTGAAATAacgcacagtggcgcatgcctgtagtcccagcttcttgggagcctgacgcgggaggatcgcttgagctcaggagtctgagaccagcctgagccaaATAAGGAGAACctatcttaaaaggaaaaaaaaaaaagtggaatataatggaaaaaacGCACATCTTACCGTTCAAAAATtatgctgaattttaaaaagaaaaaatgaactaCGCTTAAAATAAATACACTGAAATTGTTTATCCCAAATGGCATTAATGCCCTTACATTTTGATATTTAGATCTGCCTCAAAAGACCTTTGAAGAAGCTACATGATAAACTTCATGCCTACAAAGCTTGAGTTAGAGGTTATCTTTGTTAAAATAATACTGTTTGGATGCTCAGTTTTGGAAGTTTTCTCATAATTCTAAAGTAAGATATTTAGCCGTAAGAGTAATACACTTATGTGTATGATTCTATAGCACTTGTTCTATAGCACTTGTACAAGCATAATGATCTTGAGTGGAACAGGCTTTATAATGAGCAAGCTATGATCTGTCTAACAGCGATACTCTGCAAACACGGGCTGAAAAGTTTCCTAAAATTCTGATGGTCATCTTCAAAGAAACTTGAACAGGAATCGATCTAATGGTGGACACAGAAAAATACCCAAGTCAACTCATGAACACTGGTAAGAAAACAAGGCTCTCTATAGCAACTAAagtgttgggaaaaaaaaatccagggagCATAAACGATAAAGCTCAATTAACTGCTGCTTGTGTGATTCCACTTTATGGTCTTAAATACACAGTAGGCATTAGATAtttcttttagagttttttttttaacagaaatttaGTATTTCAATTGCCCCTCCTCCACAGCTAACATCAGtgccctttcttcctcctcccttacCCCTCCcaactcaaacaaattaacatTTGTACTAGGTACCTCCTATCAGCTCGCAGCTTCTTCCCAAACACGCCCACGTACACTGAAACTGGCCTGCGTCTACACAACACACAGCTACAGGAAAAGAGCTTCGACGGGGGGAGCTGGGGCGGGGGGGTAATAATTCGCTCCGCACAGGTTTACGGCTATTTTCCAGAAATTAGTTCCTCGCTCGTGGCTCGCGTTTCTTCCAAATCACCTCAAAAGCACGGTGTTTATGAGCCTACCTTATCCGATACTGCAATGGAATTCCGGATATTTGCAGACAGATCTCCCGGCTTTGCAAGTGTTTGATGAGATACGTTCGGAATCCCCTTTTTTTTCTAGAGCCCGGTTCCAGGCCGTAGAGCAAGCCGACCTGGGGCTGCGGCCCCTGCCCCACACCCGGGCCGCGCGCCCGGCCCGAGGCCAGCACAGGACGCAGCCCCTCCGGGGCCGGGGCTAGCGGGGGCCGCTCGGGCTGCGGGCCGCTCTGCAACAGGTCACCCTGACCGCGACTCCGCGGGTTCGCGGGCGGCCAACTCTGCGGCCAGGCTTCTGGGCGCAGCCGCCAGGGCCAGGGGAGGGGGTGTGGCCCGGCTTCTGCTGGTCCTGGCTCCGAGGTCCGGGATCGGGCTCACctgaagggaggctgaggcgccgCTGGGCGCCAGAACAGAGCGGGCGGAGGCTTGGGGCTTCCGCCACCCAAGAGGGAGAGCGAGGCGGGTTCAAGGGGTCGCAGCGCCCCCGGCTTCAGGACGGCGCCCCCGAGCGGGGACCCCACTCTGGGCTCCGACTCTGAGAACCCGCGGCCGAGGGAGGCGCGCCCCCCAGCgcccttctccctcagcctcagcCCCAGCTCCGCAGCCCCCTCCCTGCGCGCAGGGCGAGCAGCCCCGGGGCCCGCGGCCGGGAGAGCCACACTCCGCAGCGCCGCCGCCGCCATTCCCCGCGCCGCCCGGGGGGCGCCGCGtacccaccctccctccctccctccctccctccccccccgCACCGCCCCGCGGCCTGAGCCCACCGACCTGTGCAGCCGCGGCCGTCGCCTCAGAGGATGGAAAGACGATGCCGACCTCACGCTTCACCGCCACGGCCGCCGCCGCCTAGAGTAGCACTCGTCGACCCGAACAGTCACCGTCTCTCATTCAGCGCCCgcagccgcagccgccgccgccgccgccgctgccgctcGGGGGAGGAGAGTGAGCTGGAACCACCCCGTCCGCGCCAGGGGTGGGGGACGAGAGCGGACCTGGCGGGGGCGCGCGCCAAGCGGGCGGGGCGGAGCCGCGCGCGCGCGCACCAACGGAGCGCGCTCGCGGGGGCTCTGAGAGCTGCAGCCGTCAGGGTCTTAACCTCGCGCTTCCCGCCCGCAGCTTTTCGGCCCCGCGGAGCCCAACTGCCGCCGGGGATCGGTGCCCGCAGCGCGCGCAGCCATCCGCAACCCCACCGCCCGGCGCCTGCTGAAAGGAGGGGCTCCCACCGGCCAAACAACGggggggaaggggtgggaggaTGGACAGGTGGGGCGTCCGCCACCGCCTGGCCACCCGCTCCCAGAACGCGGCCCTCTGTGAAATCCGCCGTGATGTCTGTGGCCTTCAGCGCCGGGCTCTTCACCTTTAAGGCCAGAGAACAAAGTCCGGAAGCACTTGGCCCCAAGATCAAATATCCAGCCCACGCCAGCGGTGTTTTTAGAAGTCACTGCGGACAAATGAGGGGGCTCCAAATGTGGAGAGTCACCCCACTGCCTTAGATAAGGTCATAAATTATGGTGATCAACATCCTCACACATTAAGATTCGGGAAGTGTTAGAAGTAGGCCTTTGTAAGATGTTACGCAGGGTACTACCCTTGACTTAAGGAGCAAATGACAGAAATTGGGCGGAAAGGTGTTGTTTCAGAGTCTACTAAATGGGTGGCCTACTTAAAGCTAGCACCATTTGATGCAGTGTGACTATTAACGGAAGGTTTTAAGTGAGCCGCCTTTGTATCTGCTGTCATTAGACCATTTGGAAATGGATAATTATTTGATGATCTGCAGTTCTTTCTCTAGGCAATGTGCAGTAGAATGTGGAAAGAATACTATGTACCAGCATTAAGTGTAAAACATGAAAGGACCAATAATTCACTATTCCCATTtggtttctttcctccctttaaTAACCGCTGAACAGAACTGATTAATCTTGAACGTTGAAGAATGCTAATTATTTCCTCCTTTGATTGCCTTGTGTCATAGCCCTTTTACTCTAGTTGGGGACGCTAGAATGCCCTTCAACCTCCTTCTCTCAAATAGGGTTACTTTAAAGCACCCCAACGCAAAGttaagtcaaaaagaaaaacagcgaGGATAGGCAACAAAGTTCGtagtgtttcatttttattccattttacttTCAAAGAAAGTCTTGAATCATGACGAAATCACTAGAAGAAGTAGAgcaatcaaaagaagaaaaaaagcgtTCCCCCCCACCCAATATTTCAAATGACAAgagtccaaaaaagaaaagaaaaaggaagatgatTGGTAAAAAGGAGGGAAGTGCATTATGTATACAGAAAGTTTTCCCATAGATGTTAGTTGCTTCAAGtcccaaataaacaacaacaaactgaATTAGCACTTGGAGGAAAAACCCCTTCCAGTTATTGAGTTGGGTAAATGTTTAGTCTTCTTAAAGTGTTACTAAGAGATTAAGGAAAATGTCGTTGGCTATATGCCAACAATAATACATGCAACATACATACCATTATCACACATAATTAACTGCTCTTAAGAAATATGAAAACTGAGGAACGGAACTCTTATGTTGTTAAATGTCATACAATTACTTGAAACTTGAATTAGGGTTTCATAGATATAAATGAGCCAGGGTCCCTACATCTGCCAATAATTTTCACAGCTTATTGTAAAAGCAGTGAAGTTTTCACTTggactttgaaaagaaaaaaacatatgacTCATGAGCAAGGCCATGGATACACTAAATTCTTATGCCTACTGAATTTGAGTTTGAATAATTACCCCAAATCTGTTTCTCACATTGATAACTTATAAAACAATACTTTTATTAACCTTAAGAGTTGTGTTAAGTTCAAATTTGTGAACTTGGTAAGCTTAAGAATTTGtatataggccgggcatggtggctcacacttgtaatcccaacactttgggaggctgaggcaggcagatcacctgaggtcaggagtgcgagaccagcctgaccaacatggtgaagctggtcgctactaaaaatacaaaaaaattagccgggcgtggtggtgggcacctgtaattccagctactcaggaggctgaggctggggaatcacttgaacccaggaggcagtggttgcagtgagccaagatcgcaccactgcactccagcctgggcgacagagggagatactatctcaaaagaaaaaaagaatttgtatataaaaatagagaaaaaagtttGTCCTCaatatcttttataaaataagtatCCCTTCCCATTCATTGATAAATGAAAGCAGTGGCTTtttataccaaattttctttaccAGAGCACTTTTATCACAATTAAATTCTGTATGTTGCTTTATGGATTCCAATTGCTTTTGCCAAAATACAAGAAATATGCAAAGTCTTAGTATAACAAAAAGTACTAATGTATAAAATAGAAATGCCATTATATGACATAGAAATCAATAAGAATTCAATATGCTTAAAAGTCATTTCAGAGGAATCACCATTACTTGTAATAGTTTTATTACTATCCATCCAAATTATTTCCAAGGGGCAAGCCAAGGAACTAATTTAGATATAGAACAAACAGTTCAAAGAGACCACCACTGCAGTAAACCAATCAACAAGCAACACAATTCATTACAGCtgtcaaaacaaaatcaaactggCATGGTAAGAAAGCTTATTTTTTCAGTAATAATTCTATTACAACCAAAAGAATTTCAGTAATAACATACACCTTTGTTATTTCTCTAACCTTTCATCTCTTTTTTCAAATGTATATAGTGGCTGGACATTTTGAAGAAATTTGTTGGTTgtgtttatgatgtcacaatttaaaataaaggcaAAGTTAGCATTCCCAAAATTCACCTTGAGGGAAAGGACGCATAAGGGAACTTCCAAGGGCTAGACAGACATTCTCCAGAAAACTGACACTATGGTACAAGGAGAGCCTGCTGTAATTCCCAATCGAGAGAGATATGTCACAAGTCTCCAGATACCAAAACAAAGATAATCAACAGTCCGTTTAAATCTGAGCACCATATTAATTTTACAGTTACATTTACAGTTAAGCTGCATCTCAAAGGGGCAACTCTATGTAGCGTGTTAAGCAGCAGGGATTTATTTGCTTAATGATGGTTAATGTTTTCCTAGACTAATTCTTCAAAAGGCCGGAAAGTATATAAATGTTTGCATACACTAATGCttttcaatattaattttaaagatagttttagtagggccagcacagtggcttaggcctgtaatcccagcactttggtaggccaaggctggcggatcacgaggtcaggagatcgagaccatcctggctaacacggtaaaaccctgtctctactaaaaataccaaaaaaaaaaaaaaataattaactgggcgtggtggggggcgcctgtagtcccagttactcaggaggctgaggcaggagaatcgcttgaacctgtaaggcggagcttgcagtgagccaagatcatgccactgcactccagcctaggcgacagagcaagactccgtctcataaaaaaaaaaaaaaagatagttttagTAATGACTTGTTTATCTGACAGTATTAGGAAAGGGGGCAGTAAGGGATTCGATATAATTAGATATTCTAAATAACTGAGATTTTCATCTTGAAGTACTAGAAGCAATTTaaaccacttttatttatttttcctgaaatatCACCAACTCTGTCTTAAACTAATAAAACACAGCACAGTTGTCTTGGTATCCACAGGAACTTCCGGGATACCCAAATCTGTAGAtgttcaagtccctgatataaaatggcagagtaggtcacgcatgtaatcccagcactttgggaggccgaggtgggtggatcacgaggtcaagagatcgagaccatcctggccaacatggtgaaactccatctctactaaaaatacaaaaattagctgggcgtggtggcgggcacctgtagtcctagctactggggaggctgagacaggagaatcatttgaacccaggaggcagaggttgcagtgagctgagatcgcaccactgcactccagcctggcaacagagcgagactccgtctcaaaaaaataaataaataaaatggcagagtatttgcatataacctatgcacatcctcccgtATATTTcaaatcatctttagattacttataatctctgatacaatgtaaatgctatgtaaatagttgttaaaccatatttttaaatttatatcattttttattgttgcattgttattttaaatttttttccctaatatttGCCATCTATGGATGTGGAACCCATTGACATGGAAGGCCAACTGTATAGCTGAACCTATTTCGATAGCCTAGAGGTACCTCAGGAATAggtaaagttaaaaaacaaaagctataGTACCAAGACATCCTCAGGAGCCAACAAGTACTGTACTTAGTACTCTTCACCATACACTAAGTAATCACAGCCTTCTATGTTCCTGCATTCTTCTGAGTCTAATGGATTTGGTGGCCCTCATAATTGATCTTTCTGCTGTGCCTTCTTGTTGCTGCCCCTGCTGCTACAGGTTAGCTCTGCACACACatttcacacacatacacctccCCTTGAATTGTCTTATCATGTTAGAGTGGGCTGGGAAACTAAATAACCaatgtttaaaaatgcatataaggctgggcacggtggcttacgcctgtaatcccagcactttgggaggccaaggtgggcggatcacctgaggtcaggagttcgagaccagcctggccaacatgatgaaaccctgtctctactaaaaatacaaaaaattagctgggcaaggtgatgggtggctgtaatcccagctactcgggaggctgatgcgggagaatcagttgaaccctagaggcggaggttgcagtgagctgaaatcttgccactgcactctagcctgggcaacaagagcaaaactctgtctcaaaataaataaataaataaataagcatataaaataagaaaaggctAAAACAACTCTGATATTTTGGGTGCATTTACTTAGTGTAAAGACCTTTCACTTGCTTTGATATTTTCCTCTATATTTTGGATCATTACATTTACCAGACAACTTTTTTTCCAGATAAGTGAATTATTACTGTATTCTACttcctttataatatttttaggcattattctttgtatttaatGATAGGAAAGGATTTTGGTTGAGTGTTCAtctctatagttttctttttatatatcctGCATGTTAAAATAggttagaaattttttaaaaaaacaggaattCATAAAGGCATACCAATAATTAATTGAtaaaacaaatggagaaaaaggaaatactcTTGCTTATGGTAGAGTGTTGAGAGATTGTTGAAGTTAGAAAATCATCATTTTGCAACCAGTTAGGGCAAAGATTGGGTAAGGCAAAAACCATCttatatctaaacataggaaGAAATGTTGATGAGGAACAAGATATTTTCATGATCTTAGAGTATTTTTCCATAGACTTCTTATTAGTTGCAAGGAAAGGAGTAATTATACACTGGATAAATTGGACAAAACCCTCACCAGGTGATCAAAATTAACATCACAATTGAGGGACAGACGGACATCATTTGCCTCCAGATGTGATTCCCCGAAGACATAGCATATAATGAGGAAATGAGGAATCTAATGAGGAAATACCAGACAAATTCCAAGTGAGcaacgttttgttttgttttttaaaagaggtaAGGGGTGTTGTATCCTTCAAAGATGTCACTGTCATAAAAGACAAAGGCTGTGAAAATATTCCAGCTGAAGAgccatgacaactaaatgtaatatgAGATACTAGACTGGATTCTTTcctggaggaggaaaaaaatgctaTATTGGACATTATTCAGTTAATTGGAAAACTGATGGTAGATTGatcagataaaaatatttcatcaatGTTAAAGTCACTGAAATTGGTAACTGTGCTGTGGTTATGTCTCTATTCTTAGACAATATACACTAAAGTATTTCAGAATAAAGGGCCAGGACATAGGTATGGTTctgaaaaaaaccacacacacacacatatatggtgagagagaaaacagaaatgatgaaaaggtaaaatgttaataataggcGACTCTGGGTAAAGAGTAGATATTATTTGCAGTCTttctataattttgaaattaGTTCAAAATAGAACGGTTTATTTAAGGTTACAATTTTAAAGAAGCAAGAGCAGCAGAAGTAAGCAATTCATAGACTATAACATCAGAGTAATTTTAAATAACAACCTTACTGCAAGATCCCTTATGCTTTCTGAAGTTGTTGACTGCCTCCATGAAATTGTCTCATCTTTCAGGTTAAAATTAGAGACAAGATGTCTTATAATTGAAGAGGCATCTTATTcaccttttcattttataaatgagggaactgagactcagagattCAAGAGACTTGCTCAAAGTCCCTTAACCAGTTATGACAGAGGACAATCTTGATTCTACTTCTATCTCTACAACTGCTAAGCTGCTACTGCCAGTTTCTAtcactttctctcttctctccttcctgacTCTGAGTTTCCTAATAGCTTTGTATTGTCTTCTTTCTATGATTATACAAGGAACCCATATGCGGCCTTACTCTTTGAACTATCACTGCTCCACTGGTAATTCTTACCCAGGCTTCTGTAGCACATCTCTCATTGCCCCCATGATGTCTACATTAGGACATTTCATCATCAGTTCAACCTCTGTAGgttcaaactgaaaaaaaaaatagaagaaaaaattgtaACGGCTAAGAAAATCTATTCAACCTTAccaataatcaaagaaatgcacattaaaacaagATTTGTTTTGCCTAATAGCTTGCCCAATTAATAAGATTTGTAATATTTTGTTCTAGCAAGGATGTGGCCCACAGACTCTTTCATACCCTGGGTGTGTAAATAAGCATATCTCTTTCATGTACAATTTGCCAAAGTCaatgaaaaacataaatgtacatagactttgatccagcaatttcacacataggtatttgtcttaaaaaaatactgtGATGCTGTTCAAAGAGCTATACAAGACTGTTCATTAAGCATTGTAATagcaaaaattagaataatatatGTCCATCAATAGGTGAGTCAGTAAATACAAaatcacagtattttttttacaatgaaaagATAGCTCTATATGAACCAATATTAGAAACAAAAGTTGAAGAGAAATATGCATactatgatttcatttccttttatgtaCATAGAAATCAGCCTAGAAAGCTATACAACAGATTATCACAAGATAATAGAATTGGGGGACGGAGAAGAgaactttctttttctacttatatatttccattgtttgttgttgttggaggGTTTTTTTGCTAGAAGCATGTATATCTTCTATAAAAACAACAAAGgtgttgctttctttttaaactgaaaatatttaatttcttaatcAACATCCCCTGCAACATCACGGtttccattatttcttttctctctcaggcTTTAAAATGACCTGtaactctttttctctccttcgtCATGTATCCATTTAGTCCTGATTCTTGTAAAAAACTTTATTGCAATTATTAGCCCCAACCACATATATAGAAAGGTAATTCTAACTGATCTCTTAGATTTAGCTACTCCCCACACCTTTCTTTTCACACACCTTTTCCTACACCACTATTTTCATTGTGTCACATGTCTTCTTCATCCCCCTCACTTCCCAATTCAAAAATCCCTAGCTGTTGCTTTTTGATTTAGTAAGGTGATATCTAGGGACTACCATTGCCCCAGTCTCCCCTACTAATTCACTTCATCACCACTCTACACACTAGCCAAACCATTCTTTTATGTATTCAATAAGCAAACACTTATTCTCTGATCACCAAATACTCCCCTACTCCTATCATTTCATTGCAGTACACCTTTTCCCTACCCTTCCTCTCTGTCTGTTCTAACAGTTTCTTTAGGATCTGACTTAAGACCCACCTCTACTC
This genomic window contains:
- the LOC104003891 gene encoding uncharacterized protein LOC104003891, which translates into the protein MERRCRPHASPPRPPPPRVALVDPNSHRLSFSARSRSRRRRRRCRSGEESELEPPRPRQGWGTRADLAGARAKRAGRSRARAHQRSALAGALRAAAVRVLTSRFPPAAFRPRGAQLPPGIGARSARSHPQPHRPAPAERRGSHRPNNGGEGVGGWTGGASATAWPPAPRTRPSVKSAVMSVAFSAGLFTFKAREQSPEALGPKIKYPAHASGVFRSHCGQMRGLQMWRVTPLP